A window of the Microbacterium sp. LWH13-1.2 genome harbors these coding sequences:
- a CDS encoding SNF2-related protein → MPAPHVDLRDLMQITDVGGYQRGLAYFREGNVLDVVWHEDLLELEGHVSGSGDAQYQTEIVFLSSNGTRRVRTTRCSCPVRSGCKHVVATLLASNVHEYTEQAAALKRPAEPVDTPSPAPTTATPSWRSLLDPAVSRHPQPLALGVELRHRESRSENHWGPRPVRAATARDLARPTGELLLAIRPLMRSAQTGSWIQGGAGWDAVRRDAAQFGRMQNRWFGDLLSISRDSLLSGNAGDWLVLDQVESPLLWGQLRSGAELGIPLVASQKNASVRLATSSGVSARITRVDDGSLSVAAEVQIDGVPVAASAVHPIGRTGVYSAGLVGVRIEIVLAEAPLSEQIRALLAAPDEILVPASDEQAFISDAYPLLARRGVVHTVGAVSLPEVPDPEPVLTITYERGDVVSYSFEWSYGRFGRVPFAWTDAAVRDAVAETTVRARIEEAWQEFRATRFRPAGSFHDIDAAAFVAEGVPALEAVGVTVESVGAPKEYRELTGAPEVKVTTVETTDSDWFDLGILVTIDGRRIPFGPLFTALSKGRKKLLLADGGYFSLNHPALDRLRDLIEEAGELQEWETGPRISRYQTDLWEEFEDLADESEPAVNWRATAEGLRQATGVPETPVPAGVQAELRPYQKAGFDWLAFLWRHRMGGILADDMGLGKTLQLLTFIQHAKDQGETRPFLVLAPTSVLSTWRSEAARFTPGLRVSIVDSTSGRRADALRHAAESADLVVSSYTVARLDEEEFRSVEWAALILDEAQFVKNPKTRLHRAIATFRSDVTYAVTGTPMENSLSELWSLLSLAAPGLFPSARKFRDRYIQPIEKGKVPENEEGGDYRARRLAQLRRRVRPLMLRRTKELVASDLPAKQEQLLEVELSPEHRALYDVVLQRERQKVLGLLDDLDRNRFIVFRSLTLLRMLSLAPGLVDEADAEIGSSKLDTLLERVIELQAEGHRALVFSQFTSFLDLAAARLEAAGIPYAHLDGSTRHREQVIDAFKAGEQPVFLISLKAGGFGLTLTEADYVFLLDPWWNPAAEEQAIDRTHRIGQTSQVFVYRMISTGTIEEKVLQLQQRKARLFTAVMDDDELFAQSITADDIKGLFEDR, encoded by the coding sequence CAGACCGAGATCGTCTTCTTGTCGTCGAACGGCACGCGGCGGGTCCGCACGACGCGCTGCTCGTGCCCGGTGCGCAGCGGGTGCAAGCACGTCGTCGCGACGCTGCTCGCATCGAACGTCCATGAGTACACCGAGCAGGCCGCGGCGCTGAAGAGGCCGGCCGAGCCGGTCGACACGCCCTCGCCGGCCCCGACCACGGCGACGCCTTCGTGGCGCAGCCTGCTCGACCCGGCCGTCTCCCGGCATCCGCAGCCGCTGGCGCTCGGAGTCGAGCTGCGTCACCGGGAGTCCAGATCCGAGAACCACTGGGGTCCGCGCCCGGTGCGTGCGGCGACCGCTCGGGATCTCGCCCGGCCGACCGGGGAGCTGCTGCTCGCCATCCGTCCGCTGATGCGCAGCGCGCAGACGGGGTCCTGGATCCAGGGCGGTGCGGGGTGGGATGCCGTGCGTCGGGACGCCGCTCAGTTCGGACGCATGCAGAATCGCTGGTTCGGCGACCTGCTGAGCATCTCCCGCGATTCATTGCTCTCCGGCAACGCCGGCGACTGGCTCGTGCTCGATCAGGTCGAGTCGCCGCTGCTGTGGGGCCAGCTCCGCTCGGGTGCGGAGCTCGGCATACCGCTCGTCGCGAGCCAGAAGAACGCATCCGTGCGCCTCGCCACGTCGTCCGGGGTGTCGGCGCGCATCACTCGGGTCGACGACGGTTCGCTGTCCGTGGCAGCAGAAGTGCAGATCGACGGTGTCCCTGTCGCCGCATCCGCGGTTCATCCGATCGGCCGCACCGGCGTGTACTCGGCGGGACTGGTCGGCGTGCGCATCGAGATCGTGCTCGCGGAGGCGCCACTGAGCGAGCAGATCCGCGCACTGCTCGCCGCCCCCGACGAGATCCTCGTCCCGGCGTCGGACGAGCAGGCGTTCATCTCCGACGCCTACCCGCTGCTCGCGAGACGCGGCGTGGTCCACACGGTCGGCGCCGTCTCGCTGCCGGAGGTTCCCGATCCGGAGCCCGTCCTGACGATCACCTACGAGCGCGGTGACGTCGTCAGCTACTCGTTCGAATGGTCCTACGGCCGATTCGGACGGGTGCCGTTCGCCTGGACCGACGCCGCCGTGCGCGACGCCGTCGCCGAGACCACCGTGCGAGCACGGATCGAGGAGGCGTGGCAGGAGTTCAGGGCGACGAGATTCCGGCCTGCCGGCTCGTTCCACGACATCGACGCCGCGGCGTTCGTCGCCGAAGGCGTCCCCGCCCTCGAGGCGGTGGGCGTGACCGTCGAATCGGTCGGCGCCCCCAAGGAATACCGCGAGCTGACCGGCGCCCCTGAGGTGAAGGTCACGACAGTCGAGACGACCGACTCGGACTGGTTCGACCTCGGCATCCTCGTGACGATCGACGGCAGACGGATCCCGTTCGGTCCGCTGTTCACCGCGCTGAGCAAGGGCCGCAAGAAGCTGCTGCTCGCCGACGGCGGGTACTTCTCGCTCAATCACCCGGCTCTGGATCGTCTCCGCGACCTGATCGAAGAGGCCGGTGAGCTGCAGGAATGGGAGACCGGGCCCCGGATCAGCCGGTATCAGACCGACCTCTGGGAGGAGTTCGAAGACCTCGCAGACGAGTCGGAGCCAGCGGTCAACTGGCGCGCCACGGCCGAAGGACTCCGTCAGGCGACCGGGGTGCCCGAGACGCCGGTGCCCGCGGGCGTGCAGGCCGAGCTGCGGCCCTATCAGAAGGCCGGATTCGACTGGCTCGCCTTCCTCTGGCGGCACCGGATGGGCGGCATCCTCGCCGACGACATGGGCCTCGGCAAGACGCTGCAGCTGCTGACCTTCATCCAGCATGCGAAAGACCAGGGTGAGACGCGTCCGTTCCTGGTGCTCGCTCCCACGTCGGTGCTGAGCACGTGGCGGTCGGAGGCAGCGCGGTTCACCCCGGGACTGCGGGTGTCGATCGTCGACAGCACCAGCGGCAGGCGCGCAGACGCTCTCCGCCACGCCGCGGAGTCGGCCGACCTCGTCGTGAGCTCCTACACCGTCGCCCGGCTCGACGAGGAGGAGTTCCGCTCTGTCGAGTGGGCAGCGCTGATCCTCGACGAGGCCCAGTTCGTCAAGAACCCGAAGACGCGTCTGCACCGGGCCATCGCGACGTTCCGATCCGACGTGACGTACGCGGTGACCGGCACCCCCATGGAGAACAGCCTGTCGGAGCTCTGGTCGCTGCTCTCTCTCGCGGCTCCCGGACTCTTCCCGTCTGCGCGGAAGTTCCGCGACAGGTACATCCAGCCGATCGAGAAGGGCAAGGTCCCCGAGAACGAGGAGGGCGGCGACTACCGCGCCCGGCGACTCGCCCAGCTCCGTCGTCGTGTCCGGCCTCTCATGCTGCGGCGCACCAAGGAGCTCGTCGCCTCGGATCTGCCGGCGAAGCAGGAACAGCTGCTCGAAGTGGAGCTGAGCCCCGAGCATCGCGCGCTCTACGACGTGGTGCTGCAACGAGAGCGTCAGAAGGTGCTGGGCCTGCTCGACGACCTCGACCGCAACAGGTTCATCGTCTTCCGTTCGCTGACTCTTCTGAGGATGCTGAGCCTCGCTCCCGGTCTGGTAGACGAGGCGGACGCGGAGATCGGCTCGAGCAAGCTCGACACGCTGCTCGAGAGGGTGATCGAGCTGCAGGCGGAGGGCCACCGGGCACTCGTCTTCAGCCAGTTCACCTCGTTCCTCGATCTCGCGGCCGCGCGCCTCGAGGCTGCGGGCATTCCGTACGCGCACCTCGACGGCTCGACGCGGCACAGGGAGCAGGTCATCGACGCGTTCAAGGCCGGGGAGCAGCCGGTCTTCCTGATCAGCCTGAAGGCCGGAGGCTTCGGTCTGACGCTCACGGAGGCCGACTACGTCTTCCTGCTCGATCCGTGGTGGAACCCGGCCGCTGAAGAGCAGGCGATCGACCGCACCCACCGGATCGGGCAGACGAGTCAGGTGTTCGTCTACCGGATGATCTCGACCGGCACGATCGAGGAGAAGGTCCTGCAGCTGCAGCAGCGCAAGGCGCGCCTCTTCACCGCGGTCATGGACGACGACGAGCTGTTCGCGCAGTCCATCACGGCCGATGACATCAAGGGTCTGTTCGAGGACCGCTGA